The genomic interval AGCGCGATCGGCCGGGACTGGGCGCTGTCGGCCGCGGCGTATCTCGTCGTACTGGTCCCGCTGGTGTGGGTCGGGACTGGGCTACTGCCGTAACTCAGCGGGTGGCCTGGCCGATCGCCTGGTCGAGGTCGGCCTCGATGTCCGCGACGGACTCGGTCCCGACCGAGAGTCGGACCATGTCGTCCGTGACGCCGGCGGCGGCCTTCTCCTCGTCGGAGAGTTGCTGGTGGGTCGTCGAGGACGGGTGGATGATCAGCGTCTTCGCGTCGCCGACGTTGGCCAGGAGGCTGGCGATCTCGGTCGACTCGACGGTCGTCCGGGCGGCGTCGTAGCCGTCCGCGAGGCCGAACGTGATCATGCCGCCGTAGCCGCCGTCGAGGTACTCGCTCGCGGTGTCGTGGGTCTCGTGGTCGTCCAGCCCGGGGTAGGTGACCCAGGAGACTTCGGGGTGGTCGTCGAGGAACTCGGCGACCGCCATCGCGTTCTCGCAGTGGCGGTCCATCCGGGTGGGCAGCGTCTCCAGGCCCTGCATCGTCTGCCAGGCGTCGAAGGGGGACTGCTGGCAGCCCAGGTCCCGCAGGCCACGGGCGATGGCAGCGTAGGTGAAGGCGGCGTCGCCGAAGCGGTCCCGGAAGTTCACGCCGTGGTAGGCGGGGTTGTCGCCGGCGATCTCGGGGAACTTCTCGGCGTGTTCGTCCCAGGGGAACGAGCCGCCGTCGACCAGCACCCCGCCGACGGTCGTCCCGTGGCCGTGGATCCACTTCGTCGTCGAGTTCCAGACCAGGTCCGCGCCGTGTTCGATCGGGTTACAGAGGTACGGCGTGGCGAACGTGTTGTCGACGAAGAAGGGGACGCCGTGGTCGTGGGCGATCTCGGCCAGACGCTCGAAGTCCGGCGTGACGAGCGCGGGGTTGCCGATGGTCTCACAGTGGACGTAGGCGGTGTCCTCGTCGATGGCCTCGGCGTAGGCGTCGTAGTCCAGCGTGTCGACGAAGCGGGTCTCGACCCCGTTTCGCGGTGCCGTGTGGGTGTAGTAGGTGTATGTCCCGCCGTACAGCGAGGAGGCGGTGACGACGTTGTCGCCGACATCCGCAAGCAGGAAGGTCGCGAGGTTCAGCGACGCCATCCCGGAGGCGG from Haloarcula pelagica carries:
- a CDS encoding O-acetylhomoserine aminocarboxypropyltransferase/cysteine synthase family protein, producing the protein MSDDDTERGFETNALHVGQEEPDPATGSRAPPLYQTTSYVFEDAEDAAQQFALEKPGHIYSRLMNPTVGMLQERLAKLEGGVGAVATASGMASLNLATFLLADVGDNVVTASSLYGGTYTYYTHTAPRNGVETRFVDTLDYDAYAEAIDEDTAYVHCETIGNPALVTPDFERLAEIAHDHGVPFFVDNTFATPYLCNPIEHGADLVWNSTTKWIHGHGTTVGGVLVDGGSFPWDEHAEKFPEIAGDNPAYHGVNFRDRFGDAAFTYAAIARGLRDLGCQQSPFDAWQTMQGLETLPTRMDRHCENAMAVAEFLDDHPEVSWVTYPGLDDHETHDTASEYLDGGYGGMITFGLADGYDAARTTVESTEIASLLANVGDAKTLIIHPSSTTHQQLSDEEKAAAGVTDDMVRLSVGTESVADIEADLDQAIGQATR